Proteins encoded by one window of Pseudonocardia alni:
- the acs gene encoding acetate--CoA ligase, which produces MYPPPPELAAHANVTAAAYDEAAADPEAFWCAQARRLEWDRAPAQGYDGSRWPEVTWFADGTLNVARNCVDRHVEAGAGEKVALHWEGEPGDRRTVTYADLQREVARCAHALTALGVGRGDVVVVYLPVLVETVVVMLACARIGAVHSLVFGGFSASALRFRLTDGSAKLLVTTDGQYRRGKAVPVKVNADEAASGVDSLEHVLVIRRTGSEVDWTPGRDVWWHDVVDTAPEVHEAQAHPAESPLMLVYTSGTTGTPKGLLHTMGGYLTQASWTAWACFDHKPDDVYWCTADLAWVTAHTYEVYGPLSNGVTQVIYEGTPDTPEPGRHFEIIARYGVTVYYTAPTLVRTYMKWGPQVPAAHDLSSLRLLGTVGEAINPEAWRWFHTEIGGGRCPIVDTWWQSETGAAICAPLPGVTSLVPGSATRPLPGLSVRVVDRDGRTCDPGEGGILVIDRPWPSMARTVWGDPERFRASYFADYAEQGWYKAGDGAVVDEHGYVTLQGRIDDVMNVSGHRLGSIELESALVSHPRVAEAGVVGAPDATTGQAVVAFVTVTDGPTEGLADQLRAHVAREMGPVARPREVVLVAELPKTRSGKIMRRLLLDVTAGREPGDTTSLVDPAAFAELAAGYRQG; this is translated from the coding sequence ATGTACCCGCCCCCGCCCGAGCTCGCCGCGCACGCCAACGTCACCGCTGCGGCCTACGACGAGGCCGCCGCCGACCCGGAGGCGTTCTGGTGCGCGCAGGCCCGGCGCCTGGAGTGGGACCGCGCCCCCGCGCAGGGCTACGACGGCAGCCGCTGGCCCGAGGTCACCTGGTTCGCCGACGGCACGCTGAACGTCGCGCGCAACTGCGTCGACCGGCACGTCGAGGCCGGTGCCGGGGAGAAGGTCGCCCTGCACTGGGAGGGCGAGCCGGGGGACCGGCGCACCGTCACCTACGCCGACCTGCAGCGCGAGGTCGCCCGCTGCGCGCATGCGCTCACCGCGCTCGGGGTGGGGCGCGGCGACGTCGTCGTCGTGTACCTGCCGGTGCTGGTCGAGACCGTCGTCGTGATGCTCGCCTGCGCCCGGATCGGGGCGGTCCACTCGCTGGTCTTCGGCGGGTTCTCCGCCTCGGCACTGCGGTTCCGGCTCACCGACGGGTCGGCGAAGCTGCTCGTCACCACCGACGGCCAGTACCGGCGCGGGAAGGCCGTCCCGGTCAAGGTCAACGCCGACGAGGCCGCGTCCGGGGTGGACTCGCTGGAGCACGTGCTGGTCATCCGGCGGACCGGCTCGGAGGTCGACTGGACCCCCGGCCGCGACGTGTGGTGGCACGACGTCGTCGACACCGCACCCGAGGTCCACGAGGCGCAGGCGCACCCCGCCGAGAGCCCGCTCATGCTCGTCTACACCTCCGGCACCACCGGGACCCCCAAGGGTCTGCTGCACACCATGGGCGGCTACCTCACCCAGGCGTCGTGGACGGCGTGGGCCTGTTTCGACCACAAGCCCGACGACGTCTACTGGTGCACCGCCGACCTCGCCTGGGTCACCGCGCACACCTACGAGGTCTACGGCCCGCTGTCCAACGGCGTCACGCAGGTGATCTACGAGGGCACCCCGGACACCCCCGAGCCCGGCCGGCACTTCGAGATCATCGCGCGGTACGGCGTCACCGTGTACTACACCGCGCCCACCCTGGTCCGGACGTACATGAAGTGGGGCCCGCAGGTGCCCGCGGCACACGACCTGTCGTCGCTGCGGCTGCTCGGCACGGTCGGCGAGGCGATCAACCCCGAGGCGTGGCGCTGGTTCCACACCGAGATCGGCGGCGGCCGCTGCCCGATCGTCGACACCTGGTGGCAGTCCGAGACCGGCGCGGCGATCTGCGCGCCGCTGCCCGGGGTGACGTCGCTGGTCCCGGGCTCGGCGACCCGGCCGCTACCGGGGCTCTCGGTGCGGGTGGTCGACCGCGACGGGCGGACCTGCGACCCCGGCGAGGGCGGCATCCTGGTGATCGACCGGCCGTGGCCGTCGATGGCACGGACCGTGTGGGGCGACCCGGAGCGGTTCCGCGCGTCGTACTTCGCCGACTACGCCGAGCAGGGCTGGTACAAGGCGGGCGACGGCGCCGTCGTCGACGAGCACGGGTACGTGACGCTGCAGGGCCGGATCGACGACGTCATGAACGTGTCCGGGCACCGGCTCGGCTCGATCGAGCTGGAGTCGGCGCTGGTGTCGCACCCGCGGGTCGCCGAGGCGGGCGTGGTCGGGGCACCGGACGCGACGACCGGGCAGGCCGTCGTCGCGTTCGTGACGGTCACCGACGGCCCGACCGAGGGCCTCGCCGACCAGCTGCGGGCACACGTGGCGCGCGAGATGGGGCCGGTCGCCCGGCCCCGTGAGGTCGTGCTCGTCGCGGAGCTGCCGAAGACCCGCTCGGGCAAGATCATGCGACGGCTGCTGCTCGACGTGACCGCCGGGCGGGAGCCCGGCGACACGACGTCGCTGGTGGACCCGGCCGCCTTCGCGGAGCTGGCGGCCGGGTACCGGCAGGGCTGA
- a CDS encoding Lrp/AsnC family transcriptional regulator, with product MLSLDALDVDLLAALRDRPRAGVLELSRTLRVARGTVQARLDRLERAGVVTGYGPDVDLPAAGYGVQAFVTLEIAQGELGDVAAELAALPAVTEAYATTGSSDVMCRLAASSHEDLQDTLLALGRSPLVARSTSVVVLSTLVAPRWRPLLERDHREGPSRAPAYRD from the coding sequence GTGCTGTCCCTGGACGCCCTCGACGTCGACCTGCTCGCCGCGCTGCGCGACCGGCCGCGGGCCGGGGTGCTGGAGCTCTCGCGCACCCTGCGGGTCGCCCGCGGGACGGTGCAGGCGCGACTGGACCGGCTGGAGCGTGCCGGGGTCGTCACCGGGTACGGCCCGGACGTCGACCTCCCGGCGGCCGGGTACGGCGTGCAGGCGTTCGTGACGCTGGAGATCGCGCAGGGCGAGCTGGGCGACGTCGCCGCCGAGCTCGCCGCGCTGCCCGCGGTCACCGAGGCGTACGCGACGACCGGCTCGTCGGACGTGATGTGCCGGCTGGCGGCGTCGTCGCACGAGGACCTGCAGGACACCCTGCTCGCGCTCGGCCGCTCACCGCTGGTGGCCCGCTCCACCAGCGTGGTGGTGCTGTCCACCCTGGTCGCGCCGCGCTGGCGGCCGCTGCTGGAGCGCGACCACCGCGAGGGCCCGAGCCGGGCGCCCGCCTACCGGGACTGA
- a CDS encoding SAM-dependent methyltransferase, translating into MAQPTEGRAPAYIDTTKASIARVYDYALGGKDNYDVDRETIERVRQVAPEVNMLAIDNRAFLIRAARFVATQTSITQYLDCGSGLPTAENTHQVVQRLQPEARVAYVDNDPTVIAHGQALLEDNEFTRFSAADIREPETVLADPTVQGFLDLDQPLALFQIGTIHHFDDAVDPQAIMARYIERLAPGSVVAIAHFFDPENADSELARRMEQVFVHSPMGSGRFRTHAEISGLFPGLELVDPGIVPCYRWWPDGPQLRTEDPVQRCIVGGVGIKR; encoded by the coding sequence ATGGCCCAGCCGACCGAGGGTCGCGCTCCCGCGTACATCGACACGACCAAGGCCAGCATCGCCCGGGTCTACGACTACGCGCTCGGCGGGAAGGACAACTACGACGTCGACCGGGAGACCATCGAACGGGTCCGGCAGGTGGCCCCCGAGGTCAACATGCTCGCGATCGACAACCGGGCGTTCCTGATCCGGGCGGCGCGCTTCGTCGCCACCCAGACCTCCATCACCCAGTACCTGGACTGCGGCTCCGGCCTGCCGACCGCGGAGAACACCCACCAGGTGGTGCAGCGGCTGCAGCCCGAGGCCCGGGTCGCCTACGTCGACAACGACCCGACCGTCATCGCGCACGGCCAGGCGCTGCTGGAGGACAACGAGTTCACCCGCTTCTCCGCCGCGGACATCCGCGAGCCGGAGACGGTGCTGGCCGACCCGACGGTCCAGGGCTTCCTCGACCTGGACCAGCCGCTCGCGCTGTTCCAGATCGGCACCATCCACCACTTCGACGACGCCGTGGACCCGCAGGCGATCATGGCGCGCTACATCGAGCGGCTCGCCCCCGGCAGCGTCGTCGCGATCGCGCACTTCTTCGACCCGGAGAACGCCGACAGCGAGCTGGCCCGGCGGATGGAGCAGGTCTTCGTCCACAGCCCGATGGGCAGCGGCCGGTTCCGCACGCACGCCGAGATCAGCGGCCTGTTCCCCGGGCTCGAGCTGGTCGACCCGGGCATCGTCCCCTGCTACCGGTGGTGGCCCGACGGCCCGCAGCTGCGCACCGAGGACCCGGTGCAGCGCTGCATCGTCGGCGGGGTCGGCATCAAGCGATGA
- a CDS encoding sensor histidine kinase — translation MPVRPAVISAVLVVAVFTAGLTVAETQATAGVLQWTLLVVGLAMIGSIAVRYRSPRVFAVLAVLGPLVSPVATYLPLVGVFVIATRRRAVETLPVLALAVGTAAVTLYRNVPDGPTVLVLLGGAVAFQAISVTAGLLTGIRRAMVDDLRERLARAEAERAVREEQARADERRRIAGEMHDRLGHRLSLLSVHAGALALRGDLPARTVRETARVLRETTHRAMEDLRTIVQVLHEPTGDVPDEVDDLGAVEELVAEARAVGADVRLRSTALLTVSPPGRPLAGVVHRVVREGLTNAARHAPGARVEVALDGRPGRDLTVTVTSGPSAAGPTPEGAGTGLVGLRERVETLAGGTLTHGPTPSGHLLRAVLPWREETG, via the coding sequence GTGCCGGTCCGCCCCGCCGTGATCTCCGCCGTGCTGGTGGTCGCGGTGTTCACCGCCGGGCTCACCGTCGCCGAGACGCAGGCCACCGCCGGGGTGCTGCAGTGGACGCTGCTCGTCGTCGGGCTCGCGATGATCGGCTCGATCGCGGTGCGCTACCGGTCGCCGCGGGTGTTCGCGGTGCTGGCCGTACTCGGCCCGCTCGTCTCGCCCGTCGCCACCTACCTGCCGCTGGTCGGGGTGTTCGTGATCGCGACCCGGCGCCGCGCGGTCGAGACGCTGCCGGTGCTGGCCCTGGCGGTCGGGACCGCCGCGGTCACGCTGTACCGCAACGTCCCCGACGGGCCGACGGTGCTCGTGCTGCTCGGCGGGGCCGTCGCGTTCCAGGCCATCTCGGTGACCGCGGGCCTGCTGACCGGGATCCGCCGCGCGATGGTCGACGACCTGCGCGAGCGGCTCGCCCGCGCCGAGGCCGAGCGCGCGGTGCGCGAGGAGCAGGCCCGCGCCGACGAGCGGCGGAGGATCGCCGGGGAGATGCACGACCGGCTCGGACACCGGCTGTCGTTGCTGTCGGTGCACGCCGGGGCGCTCGCGCTGCGCGGGGACCTGCCCGCCCGCACCGTCCGCGAGACCGCGCGGGTGCTGCGCGAGACCACCCACCGCGCGATGGAGGACCTGCGCACGATCGTCCAGGTGCTGCACGAGCCCACCGGCGACGTACCCGACGAGGTCGACGACCTCGGTGCGGTCGAGGAGCTCGTCGCCGAGGCCCGCGCCGTCGGCGCGGACGTCCGCCTCCGGTCGACGGCGCTGTTGACGGTGTCCCCGCCGGGGCGCCCGCTGGCCGGCGTCGTGCACCGGGTGGTGCGCGAGGGCCTGACCAACGCCGCCCGGCACGCACCCGGGGCCCGGGTCGAGGTCGCCCTCGACGGGCGGCCCGGCCGGGACCTCACCGTCACCGTCACCTCCGGGCCGTCCGCGGCCGGTCCGACTCCCGAGGGTGCCGGGACCGGCCTGGTCGGGCTGCGCGAGCGCGTCGAGACCCTCGCCGGCGGGACGCTGACCCACGGCCCGACGCCGTCGGGGCACCTGCTGCGCGCGGTGCTGCCGTGGCGGGAGGAGACGGGATGA
- a CDS encoding DUF3500 domain-containing protein, which produces MIGAADTRETADAMAGAASAWLDTLDPAQREVAVGHAPTGDGDADAERRRWFYTPTDHGGLTFHDQLPPQQRAAMKLVASGLSRAAYVTVATVMGLENVLDHTEGFVTLFDRTRGRDPQMYHLRVFGEPGNTGTWGWRFGGHHVSVNILVVDGVVVASTPCFLGADPATSELLGDAVLRPLGRVEDLARDLVRSLPTELRDRAVLLDKAPPDLVAANRTEPQEGDNWIPLAGIWRTESFADPEQQCKLDDMSEAIEERAAFTDAQKETVALSRTPAGVPASDLDAGGREMLRALLGTYLKRVAEPLQPISRYDDDTELDAVHLAWAGPLEDGAPNYYRVQGPRLLIEWDNTQRDANHAHSVWRDPSTDFGLDVLGAHRAAHHLG; this is translated from the coding sequence ATGATCGGTGCGGCGGACACCCGGGAGACGGCGGACGCGATGGCCGGGGCCGCGTCGGCCTGGCTGGACACCCTCGACCCGGCGCAGCGGGAGGTCGCCGTCGGGCACGCCCCGACCGGTGACGGCGACGCCGACGCCGAGCGCCGCCGCTGGTTCTACACCCCCACCGACCACGGTGGGCTCACCTTCCACGACCAGCTCCCGCCGCAGCAGCGCGCGGCCATGAAGCTGGTCGCGTCCGGGCTGTCGCGGGCCGCCTACGTCACCGTCGCGACCGTGATGGGGCTGGAGAACGTCCTCGACCACACCGAGGGCTTCGTGACGCTGTTCGACCGGACCCGCGGCCGGGACCCGCAGATGTACCACCTGCGCGTCTTCGGTGAGCCGGGGAACACCGGCACCTGGGGCTGGCGCTTCGGCGGGCACCACGTGTCGGTCAACATCCTCGTCGTCGACGGCGTCGTGGTCGCCTCGACCCCGTGCTTCCTGGGCGCCGACCCTGCCACCTCCGAGCTGCTCGGCGACGCCGTGCTCCGCCCGCTCGGCCGGGTCGAGGACCTCGCCCGCGACCTCGTCCGCTCGCTGCCCACCGAGCTGCGCGACCGCGCGGTGCTGCTGGACAAGGCCCCGCCGGACCTCGTCGCCGCGAACCGCACCGAGCCGCAGGAGGGCGACAACTGGATCCCGCTGGCCGGGATCTGGCGCACCGAGTCCTTCGCCGACCCCGAGCAGCAGTGCAAGCTCGACGACATGAGCGAGGCCATCGAGGAGCGGGCCGCGTTCACCGACGCGCAGAAGGAGACCGTCGCGCTGTCGCGCACCCCGGCCGGCGTGCCGGCGTCCGACCTGGACGCCGGGGGCCGCGAGATGCTGCGCGCGTTGCTGGGCACCTACCTGAAGCGGGTCGCCGAGCCGCTGCAGCCGATCTCCCGCTACGACGACGACACCGAGCTCGACGCCGTGCACCTCGCCTGGGCGGGGCCGCTGGAGGACGGCGCCCCGAACTACTACCGGGTGCAGGGCCCGCGACTGCTCATCGAGTGGGACAACACCCAGCGCGACGCCAACCACGCCCACTCGGTGTGGCGCGACCCGTCGACGGACTTCGGCCTGGACGTGCTCGGCGCGCACCGGGCAGCCCACCACCTCGGCTGA
- a CDS encoding putative quinol monooxygenase produces the protein MPTPTDDNRDLLTVIARMRAKPGKEEELKAELEKLIEPTSKEDGYVNYDLHQGWDDPAVFFFYENWESEAKLDAHLQTPHLVHFVGIMGDLLDGELVIQKLRRIA, from the coding sequence ATGCCCACTCCCACCGACGACAACCGCGACCTGCTCACCGTGATCGCCCGGATGCGGGCGAAGCCGGGCAAGGAGGAGGAGCTGAAGGCGGAGCTCGAGAAGCTGATCGAGCCGACGTCGAAGGAGGACGGCTACGTCAACTACGACCTCCACCAGGGCTGGGACGACCCCGCGGTGTTCTTCTTCTACGAGAACTGGGAGTCCGAGGCGAAGCTCGACGCGCACCTGCAGACCCCGCACCTGGTGCACTTCGTCGGGATCATGGGCGACCTGCTCGACGGCGAGCTCGTGATCCAGAAGCTGCGCCGCATCGCCTGA
- a CDS encoding FAD-dependent oxidoreductase, with the protein MSERTTCCVVGGGPAGMMLGLLLARAGVEVTVLEKHGDFLRDFRGDTVHPTTLDLLDDLGLGERFAALPQSRVDEVVIPDERGGAQRIGNMSLLRRVGVRHPYVALVPQWDLLNLLAEVAADEPAFHLRLDTRATSPVRENGRVVGVRYATTTAPGEETTGEIRADLTVACDGRHSVLRAGSGLPVTEYDVPFDTWWFRLPRRPEEQRATLRPRIGKGRFAVVIPREGYYQIGYLAPKGADARLRAAGVEAFRADIADLMPEYADRVDEIASMDEVKHLDVKLNRLRRWHVDGLLCIGDAAHAMSPIGGVGINLAIQDAVAAATLLAAPLQRGTLTERDLGRVRNRRLLPTVLVQGLQRIMHRNIAGPALAGRLDGPPAPLLRLMRAVPAAQIVPAYLVGVGFRPERAPDFARREPVPAG; encoded by the coding sequence ATGTCGGAGCGGACGACGTGCTGCGTGGTCGGTGGCGGCCCGGCCGGGATGATGCTGGGGCTGCTGCTGGCCCGGGCCGGGGTCGAGGTGACCGTGCTGGAGAAGCACGGCGACTTCCTGCGGGACTTCCGCGGGGACACCGTGCACCCCACCACCCTGGACCTGCTCGACGACCTGGGGCTCGGCGAGCGGTTCGCCGCGCTGCCGCAGAGCCGGGTCGACGAGGTCGTGATCCCCGACGAGCGGGGCGGTGCGCAGCGGATCGGGAACATGTCCCTGCTGCGCCGGGTCGGGGTGCGTCATCCCTACGTCGCACTCGTCCCGCAGTGGGACCTGCTGAACCTGCTGGCCGAGGTCGCCGCCGACGAGCCCGCCTTCCACCTGCGGCTCGACACCCGGGCCACGTCGCCGGTCCGGGAGAACGGTCGGGTCGTCGGCGTCCGGTACGCGACGACGACCGCGCCCGGCGAGGAGACCACCGGCGAGATCCGGGCCGACCTCACCGTCGCCTGCGACGGCAGGCACTCGGTCCTGCGGGCCGGGTCCGGCCTGCCCGTGACCGAGTACGACGTCCCGTTCGACACCTGGTGGTTCCGGCTGCCGCGGCGCCCCGAGGAGCAGCGGGCCACCCTGCGCCCGCGGATCGGGAAGGGACGCTTCGCGGTGGTGATCCCGCGCGAGGGCTACTACCAGATCGGCTACCTCGCCCCCAAGGGCGCCGACGCGCGGCTGCGCGCCGCGGGCGTCGAGGCGTTCCGCGCCGACATCGCCGACCTGATGCCGGAGTACGCCGACCGGGTCGACGAGATCGCGTCGATGGACGAGGTGAAGCACCTCGACGTGAAGCTCAACCGGCTGCGCCGCTGGCACGTCGACGGCCTGCTCTGCATCGGCGACGCCGCGCACGCGATGTCCCCCATCGGCGGCGTCGGGATCAACCTCGCGATCCAGGACGCAGTCGCCGCCGCGACCCTGCTCGCCGCCCCGCTGCAGCGGGGCACCCTCACCGAGCGGGACCTCGGCCGGGTCCGCAACCGCAGACTGCTCCCGACGGTGCTGGTCCAGGGCCTGCAGCGGATCATGCACCGGAACATCGCCGGCCCGGCGCTGGCGGGACGGCTCGACGGCCCCCCGGCTCCGCTGCTGCGGCTGATGCGCGCGGTCCCGGCCGCCCAGATCGTGCCCGCCTACCTGGTGGGCGTGGGCTTCCGGCCGGAGCGGGCCCCGGACTTCGCCCGTCGCGAGCCCGTCCCGGCCGGCTGA
- a CDS encoding serine hydrolase domain-containing protein: MPVPLDRTAALLHDAVDAGRVPGVVAAVDDPRHGTTVHVLGDDGAGHPLRRDTVVRIASITKPVVAVAALALVEDGMLDLDGPVAAWLPELAAPRVLRHEAAELDDTVPARRPITLHDLLTYRCGTGMLPRPGADLPVQRATAGLGSDGPPGSYPLPDPDTWTARLAAVPLVAQPGSRWLYQTSGDLLGVLLARRCGTDLQTVLAERVFTPLGMRDTGFSVPVADRDRFVPLLTAAPGGFTVTDPVDGAWAAPPVFPSGGGGLVSTLDDLLAFSRALRGGGSPVLSPGAVAELTTDRLSAAQRAGAAPFLDDGCGWGLGLGVEDGGRYGWDGGLGTGWRSDPSTGVISLLLTQVAWDGPDGPALLHSFRAAAHS, encoded by the coding sequence GTGCCCGTCCCCCTGGACCGCACTGCCGCGCTCCTGCACGACGCCGTCGACGCCGGGCGCGTCCCGGGGGTGGTCGCCGCCGTCGACGACCCCCGGCACGGCACCACGGTGCACGTCCTCGGCGACGACGGCGCCGGACACCCGCTGCGCCGCGACACGGTCGTGCGGATCGCCTCGATCACCAAGCCGGTCGTCGCGGTCGCGGCGCTCGCACTCGTCGAGGACGGGATGCTGGACCTCGACGGGCCGGTCGCGGCGTGGCTCCCGGAGCTGGCCGCGCCGCGGGTGCTGCGCCACGAGGCGGCCGAGCTCGACGACACCGTCCCCGCGCGCCGGCCGATCACCCTCCACGACCTGCTGACCTACCGCTGCGGGACCGGGATGCTCCCCCGGCCCGGCGCCGATCTGCCCGTGCAGCGCGCCACCGCCGGGCTCGGCAGCGACGGGCCGCCCGGCAGCTACCCGCTGCCCGACCCCGACACCTGGACCGCACGGCTCGCCGCGGTGCCGCTCGTCGCGCAACCGGGATCGCGCTGGCTCTACCAGACCAGCGGCGACCTGCTCGGCGTCCTGCTCGCCCGCCGCTGCGGGACCGACCTGCAGACCGTGCTGGCCGAGCGCGTGTTCACCCCGCTCGGCATGCGCGACACCGGCTTCTCGGTACCCGTCGCCGACCGGGACCGGTTCGTCCCGCTGCTGACCGCCGCACCCGGCGGCTTCACGGTGACCGACCCGGTCGACGGCGCGTGGGCGGCCCCGCCGGTGTTCCCGTCCGGGGGCGGCGGACTGGTCTCCACCCTGGACGACCTGCTCGCGTTCTCCCGGGCCCTGCGCGGGGGCGGCAGCCCGGTCCTGTCCCCCGGCGCCGTCGCCGAGCTGACCACCGACCGGCTGAGCGCCGCGCAGCGGGCCGGCGCCGCCCCGTTCCTCGACGACGGCTGCGGCTGGGGCCTGGGCCTGGGCGTCGAGGACGGCGGCCGCTACGGCTGGGACGGCGGCCTGGGCACCGGGTGGCGCTCCGACCCGTCGACCGGGGTGATCTCGCTGCTGCTGACCCAGGTCGCGTGGGACGGACCCGACGGGCCCGCACTCCTGCACTCCTTCCGCGCTGCGGCGCACTCCTGA
- a CDS encoding response regulator has product MTATAIRVLLVDDDPLVRSGLRVMLDGHALPGDGTGPVRRIQVVGDAGDGDEVPAAVAAGRPHVVLMDLRMRRVDGVAATREVTSRPDAPTVVVLTTFDADEHVVRALRAGASGFLLKDAAPEGIVEAVRAAADGDAVLSPAITRRLIGIVRGDGAGPVDRRRAARARLDRLADRERDVAEAVARGGSNADIAAELHMSVATVKSYVSRLLRELGLDNRVQIALLVRDATD; this is encoded by the coding sequence ATGACCGCGACCGCGATCCGGGTGCTGCTCGTCGACGACGACCCGCTCGTCCGCTCCGGGCTGCGGGTGATGCTCGACGGGCACGCGCTGCCCGGCGACGGCACCGGACCGGTACGGCGCATCCAGGTGGTCGGCGACGCCGGTGACGGTGACGAGGTGCCCGCCGCCGTCGCCGCGGGTCGGCCGCACGTGGTGCTGATGGACCTGAGGATGCGCCGCGTCGACGGCGTCGCCGCGACCCGGGAGGTGACCTCGCGGCCCGACGCCCCGACCGTCGTCGTGCTGACCACGTTCGACGCCGACGAGCACGTCGTGCGGGCGCTGCGCGCCGGGGCGAGCGGGTTCCTGCTCAAGGACGCCGCGCCCGAGGGGATCGTGGAGGCCGTCCGTGCCGCCGCCGACGGCGACGCCGTGCTGTCCCCGGCGATCACCCGGCGGCTGATCGGCATCGTCCGCGGCGACGGCGCCGGGCCGGTCGACCGCAGGCGCGCCGCCCGGGCCCGGCTCGACCGGCTCGCCGACCGCGAGCGCGACGTCGCCGAGGCCGTCGCCCGCGGCGGCTCCAACGCCGACATCGCCGCCGAGCTGCACATGTCGGTGGCGACGGTGAAGTCCTACGTGTCCCGGCTGCTGCGCGAGCTGGGCCTGGACAACCGGGTGCAGATCGCACTGCTCGTCCGCGACGCGACGGACTGA
- a CDS encoding DUF3500 domain-containing protein has translation MTTSETVAAAMADAAAAWLDTLDDDRLATARGDGPSGDSRSDAERRRWFYTPTDHGGLTLHAQTPVQQQRAMRLVASGLSEAGYATVATVMGLENVLDRAQDWPTRPHRERFRDPALYHLRVFGDPGAPTWGWRFGGHHVSVNALVVDGRVAAATPCFLGANPATTPLLGGGVARPLGPTEDLAREIVRGLPPELAGVAVLSAGAPPDLVTANRPLVAPGDRPLPTSAIRRESPPGPVDPVEGTEAVALTGAPRGVPASALEDRGRDLLRRLLSAYLDRAPAGVSPAARYDDDAALDEVHLAWAGSLEAGEPHYHRLQGPRLLLEWDNTQDGADHAHSVWRDPENDFGVDLLDDHHRAFAHR, from the coding sequence GTGACGACGAGCGAGACGGTCGCCGCGGCGATGGCGGACGCGGCCGCGGCCTGGCTGGACACCCTGGACGACGACCGGCTCGCGACCGCCCGCGGCGACGGCCCGTCCGGCGACTCCCGGTCCGACGCCGAGCGTCGTCGCTGGTTCTACACCCCCACCGACCACGGCGGGCTGACGCTGCACGCGCAGACCCCGGTCCAGCAGCAGCGCGCGATGCGGCTGGTCGCGTCCGGTCTGTCCGAGGCCGGCTACGCCACCGTGGCGACGGTCATGGGGCTGGAGAACGTCCTGGACCGGGCGCAGGACTGGCCCACCCGGCCGCACCGGGAGCGGTTCCGGGACCCGGCGCTCTACCACCTGCGGGTCTTCGGTGACCCGGGCGCGCCCACCTGGGGCTGGCGCTTCGGCGGGCACCACGTGTCGGTGAACGCACTCGTCGTCGACGGGCGGGTGGCCGCGGCCACGCCCTGCTTCCTCGGCGCGAACCCGGCGACGACGCCGCTGCTCGGCGGGGGTGTCGCGCGCCCGCTCGGGCCGACCGAGGACCTGGCCCGGGAGATCGTCCGCGGGCTCCCGCCCGAGCTCGCCGGGGTCGCGGTCCTGTCCGCCGGGGCGCCGCCGGACCTGGTGACGGCGAACCGGCCGCTGGTCGCGCCGGGCGACCGGCCGCTGCCGACCTCGGCGATCCGGCGGGAGAGCCCGCCCGGGCCGGTGGACCCGGTCGAGGGCACCGAGGCCGTCGCGCTCACCGGCGCGCCGCGCGGTGTCCCGGCGAGCGCGCTCGAGGACCGTGGCCGCGACCTGCTGCGCCGCCTGCTCTCGGCCTACCTGGACCGGGCACCGGCCGGGGTCTCACCCGCGGCCCGGTACGACGACGACGCCGCCCTCGACGAGGTGCACCTGGCCTGGGCAGGGTCGCTGGAGGCGGGGGAGCCGCACTACCACCGGCTGCAGGGGCCGCGGCTGCTGCTGGAGTGGGACAACACCCAGGACGGCGCGGACCACGCCCACTCGGTGTGGCGCGACCCGGAGAACGACTTCGGCGTGGACCTGCTCGACGACCACCACCGGGCCTTCGCCCACCGGTGA